A single window of Senegalia massiliensis DNA harbors:
- a CDS encoding late competence development ComFB family protein codes for MILYNFMEAEAKYHLKEVLNKYPNACKCEECKNDILAIALNNLPPKYISRSIGEVSSKLNSQLEGQFPADILRELTKAAEIVTRNPRHK; via the coding sequence ATGATATTATATAATTTTATGGAAGCTGAAGCAAAATATCACTTAAAAGAAGTATTAAATAAATATCCAAATGCTTGTAAATGTGAAGAGTGTAAAAATGATATATTAGCAATAGCACTTAATAATTTACCACCTAAATATATATCAAGATCTATAGGTGAAGTTTCTTCTAAATTAAATTCACAATTAGAAGGACAATTCCCAGCAGATATTCTTAGGGAACTTACAAAAGCAGCAGAAATTGTAACAAGAAATCCAAGACATAAATAA